The genomic window GTCCTGCATGGTGAAGTCCACCCCGGCCTCGTGCGCGGCCGCCAGCAGGTGCAGCACGGTGTTGGTGCTGCCGCCCATGGCGATATCCAGCGTCATGGCGTTCTCGAACGCCTGGAAGGTGGCGATGTTGCGGGGCAGCGCGGACTCGTCGTCGCCCTCGTAGTAGCGCTTGGCGAGGTCCACGATGACGTGCCCGGCGCGTTTGAACAGCGCCTGCCGGTCGGCGTGCGTGGCGAGCACCGAGCCGTTCCCCGGCAGTGAGAGGCCCAGCGCCTCGGTCAGGCAGTTCATGGAGTTCGCGGTGAACATCCCCGAGCAGGACCCGCAGGTGGGGCAGGCGCTGCGCTCGACGTTCAGGACCTCCTCGTCCGTGACGCTGTCGTCGGCGGCCATGACCATGGCGTCCACGAGGTCCAGCGAGTGCAGGGTGTCTTTCAGCAGGATCTTCCCGGCCTCCATCGGCCCGCCGGACACGAACACCACGGGGATGTTCAGGCGCAGCGCGGCCATGAGCATGCCGGGGGTGATCTTGTCGCAGTTGCTGATGCACACCATCGCGTCGGCGCAGTGGGCGTTGACCATGTACTCGACGCTGTCGGCGATCAGTTCGCGGCTGGGCAGGGAGTACAGCATGCCGTCGTGCCCCATGGCGATCCCGTCGTCCACGGCGATCGTGTTGAATTCCTTGGCGACGCCGCCCGCCGCCTCGATCTCCCGCGCGACCAGCTGGCCGAGGTCCTTGAGGTGCACGTGGCCGGGCACGAACTGCGTGAACGAGTTGACGACCGCGATGATGGGCTTCTGGAAGTCGCCCTCCTGCATGCCGGTGGCCCGCCACAGCGCGCGGGCCCCGGCCATGTTGCGGCCTTCGGTGGTGGTGCGGGAACGGTAGGTGGGCATGGGCCGATGATGCGCCCAAACGCGCGGCCTGTGGCGCAGGCATCCAAACAGGGCCGCCTTCCCCACGCTGCGGTCCTCAGCGCCGGAGGGTCAGCGCCGCAGGGTCAGCGCGGCCGCGCCGCCCAGCGCCGCCATTAGCAGCAGGGAGGGCCGGTACAGGCCGGTCCAGGTGAAGAGCCCTCCCATGACCAGCGGCGTGAGGGCCTGCGCGAGGTTCACGGGCCGCGCGAGGTGCCCGTTCGCTGCGCCGAACTGGTGGGGGTACGTGACCGCGAGCTGTTGGGCCCGGGCGAGCGTCAGGGCGCCACTGGCCAGGCCGAAGATCAGGATGCCGGCCGGGACCGCAGGCCCGGGGGCGAGGGTCAGCAGGAGCGCACCTGCGCCGAGCGAGGCGCACAGCGTGGCCGTCAGGGTGGCCGGGGGCAGGAGGCGCAACAGCGGAACGAACAGGATCCGGCCGGGCAGCGCGGCCAGTCCTGCCAGGCCGGTGAGCACGGCGGCGTGCGCGGGGCTGTACCCGGCGTCGAGGAGCAGCGGCGCGAGCTGCAGGCCCACGCCGACCGTGACGATGCGCGCCAGCGTGAAGCCCAGCGTCAGGATTCGCAGGGGCCGGTCCGGGCGGAATGGTCGGGGCGGGTCGGGAGTGGTGCCCGCCGTCAGGGCGGGCGGTGATGCAGGCCCGGCGGGGAGGTACCAGCGGGCCAGCAGGGCGGTGACGAGGAGCAGCGCGGCGAGGCTCAGCAGCGCGGCGTTCAGGCTGCGCTGGGTGAGGGCGGTGACGAGCGGCACGAAGATGGTGCTGGCCAGGCCCGCGACCAGCGTGACCTGCAGGGTGGCGCGGGTACGGGCCGCGCCGCGCCGCTGCTGGCCGAGCACGGTGAAGGCCGCCTCGTAGAACGTGAGGGTCATGCCCACCCCGACGAGCAGCCACCCCAGCAGGTACGGCGCGAAGCCGGGGGCGGTCATCAGGGCGAAACCGGCGGCGCCTGCCACCGCTCCCGCCGGGAGCAGGGTGCGGCCCCCCCGCATGTCGAGCGCGCGTCCCGCACTGGGAGCCAGGAACGCCGTGACGAGCAGCGCGCCGGTGAAGGGGAGGCTGGTGTGGGTGCGGGTCCAGCCGCGCTCCGCTTCGGCGGCGATGGCCAGGACCGGCTGGGCGTAGTACAGCGCGCCGTACCCGGCGGTGGTGACCAGCGCCAGCAGCGGCACCAGCGGCCCATGACCCGACTGGGCCGGGTGGGACTGGCGGGGTCGGGTCAGTGTGGGGGCGCGGACGGGCACGGGTTCAGCTCAGGGTGATGGGGGTGCAGCAGCCACTGTCGGGCGCGCAGGTGTCGTCGGTGGCGCTCTCGCCGCAGGCGCTGCCGGCCTTGCACTGCACGCCGGGCTCGCGGAGGTGGACGGTCACGCGGTCACCGTGATGGCTGACGTGGGTCACGTGGTACTGCAGCGCGGGCGTGCGGGCGGTGCCGTACTCGAAGCGGACCTCGGCGTCGCCGCGCACGGGAACGTGCCGCGCCACGCGGGTGTAGATGTCGAGGAACTTGCTGGTGGTCATGTGTCCGGCCAGGGCTTCCTGGGCGGTGCCGTCCATCAGCTGGATGACCGTTTCGCGCCACGCACTGGCCTTGCCGCCGCAGTCCATGGCCTCGATGGTGACGGCCTTGACCTCGGTGACGTGGTAGCCGGGCTGCACGAGCAGGTTGCCGTTCAGGTGGAACTCCAGCGGGAGGCTGGGGGCGGCGTGCAGGGCGTCGAGCAGGCCGAGGGTAAGGGTGGTGTCGAGGCCGGGGATGGTCTGGGTCATGGGAGGCTCTCCTGTGGTGGGGGTCAGCAGCAGGGCTGTGGGGTGGGGGTGGGCTGGAGGCGGGGCAGTTCGAGGCGCAGGCCCCTGGGGCGCGGGGCGCAGCACAGCTGGCGTTCGGTCTCGGCGGCGTGCAGGAGTTCGCGGTGGTGCAGGGTGGCGATGTGCAGCAGTTCGTAGTGGTTCATGGGGTCTCCTGGGTGTGCAGGGGCAGGTGCATGAGGGTGGCGGTGGCGGGGCAGGCGTCCTGGAATTCACGGGAGGCGAGCAGGGTCTGTGGGGCTCCCTGGCGTGGGATGGGCTGGAAACCGAACCGTGGGAAGTATTCGGGGGCCGTGGTGGTCAGCAGGGAGACGCTGTGCAGGCCGAGCGTCCTGGCGTGGTGCAGCTGGGCTTCCACGAGCTTGGTGGCCAGGCCGCGGCCCTGCGCGGTGGGGTGAACGGCGACGGAGCGGAGCAGTCCGTGCGGGCCGTGGACTTCCAGCGCGGCGAGCGCGATGGGACCTTCCTGGTCTTCGGTCAGGAGGGTGTGCGGTAGGTGATCGGCGAGGCCCTGGGTGGGGAGGTTCAGGGTGAGCAGCAGGCGGTGCAGGGCGGGAAGGTCGCCCTGGGTGGCGGGGCGGGTCAGCATGCGCAGCCTGCTTCGGTGGGGTCGCCGTGCAGTTCGGCTTCCAGGGCGGCACTGAGGGTGCCGAGAAGGCGCAGGGCCTGGTCGCGGTCGCCGGTGGGGAGGCGCGCGAGGACGCGGGCGGACTGGGCGTTGAGGTTGGTGTCGAGGGTGCGCGCGGCGTCCTGTCCTGCTTCGGTGAGTTGCAGCAGGAGGGCGCGGCGGTCGCTGGGGTGGGGCGCCTTGATGAGGTGGCCGTCCTGGGCGAGGTCGTCGGTGCTGCGGCTGAGCCAGGCCTTGTCGAGGTTGAGGCTGCGCGTCAGGGCGGTGAGGGTCTGGGGACCCTCGCGGTGCAGGGTGGAGAGGATCAGGCACTGGGTGCTGGACTGCACGTCGCAGCAGGCGAAGTTGCGTTGCTGCAGTTCGGTGAAGAGGCGCGTGACGGTGCGGAGCAGCGCGCCGGCTTCCCTGTCAGCCGCCACTTCGTTGTGTTGGTCAACGGTCATGGGGCCACCATACGAAGACCGCCTATTATTGTCAAGAGCAACTATTGTGAAGCTCAACCAATCGGGAAATCATGCCCCGCTCCCCCTCCCCTGTCAGGGGACAATGGGCGATCCCCCCGGGGGGGATTGGGCGACCTTCACCTTCGACCTGACGTCCAGCAACCGGGAAAACCCGTGCATGTGGAAACATGCGACGTGAACGCGCCCGACTGAGGCCGCGCCGCGTTCTTGACCTCCCCCCCCAGGGGTTCTACGATGCACC from Deinococcus sedimenti includes these protein-coding regions:
- the arsN2 gene encoding arsenic resistance N-acetyltransferase ArsN2, coding for MLTRPATQGDLPALHRLLLTLNLPTQGLADHLPHTLLTEDQEGPIALAALEVHGPHGLLRSVAVHPTAQGRGLATKLVEAQLHHARTLGLHSVSLLTTTAPEYFPRFGFQPIPRQGAPQTLLASREFQDACPATATLMHLPLHTQETP
- a CDS encoding MarR family winged helix-turn-helix transcriptional regulator; this translates as MTVDQHNEVAADREAGALLRTVTRLFTELQQRNFACCDVQSSTQCLILSTLHREGPQTLTALTRSLNLDKAWLSRSTDDLAQDGHLIKAPHPSDRRALLLQLTEAGQDAARTLDTNLNAQSARVLARLPTGDRDQALRLLGTLSAALEAELHGDPTEAGCAC
- a CDS encoding DUF6428 family protein translates to MTQTIPGLDTTLTLGLLDALHAAPSLPLEFHLNGNLLVQPGYHVTEVKAVTIEAMDCGGKASAWRETVIQLMDGTAQEALAGHMTTSKFLDIYTRVARHVPVRGDAEVRFEYGTARTPALQYHVTHVSHHGDRVTVHLREPGVQCKAGSACGESATDDTCAPDSGCCTPITLS
- a CDS encoding MFS transporter, whose product is MPVRAPTLTRPRQSHPAQSGHGPLVPLLALVTTAGYGALYYAQPVLAIAAEAERGWTRTHTSLPFTGALLVTAFLAPSAGRALDMRGGRTLLPAGAVAGAAGFALMTAPGFAPYLLGWLLVGVGMTLTFYEAAFTVLGQQRRGAARTRATLQVTLVAGLASTIFVPLVTALTQRSLNAALLSLAALLLVTALLARWYLPAGPASPPALTAGTTPDPPRPFRPDRPLRILTLGFTLARIVTVGVGLQLAPLLLDAGYSPAHAAVLTGLAGLAALPGRILFVPLLRLLPPATLTATLCASLGAGALLLTLAPGPAVPAGILIFGLASGALTLARAQQLAVTYPHQFGAANGHLARPVNLAQALTPLVMGGLFTWTGLYRPSLLLMAALGGAAALTLRR